The genomic window TTCGTAAACGACGGAGACCAGGAGAGCGCGATCTCCGCCGGCCTCGGCGTGATCGAGCGAGCTTTCGCCACGGTGCTCTCGTGGGCGGTCGGCCCGGATTGGCCACCCGACAACGGGCTCGCCACCTGAAGAGGTTCGCAGAACCTCTTCAATGGTGCTTGACACCCGGGAGCCTGCCGCGTACAAAGGATGACCACGCGGTCACTCTCTTACACACCCTCTGCTCACGCACCCACTGGCGGCACACCGACCGGAGACCTGACCGCCGGCGCCGGCGCGCCCCCTGACCTACCCGTGACCGGCGAGGTCATGCGCCGGGCGTCGGGCGAGAACTTCAAGGTCGCGTCGAGGCTACTGCCCCGCCGCGTCCGCTCCGAGCTTCTCGGCCTCTACGGGTACGCCCGCCTGGTCGACGAGATCGGCGACTCCTACGACGGTGACCGGATCGCCGCTCTGGACTCGGTGGAGTCGAGCCTCCTCCGGGAGATCGAAAGCCCCGATCCGGCGGCCCACCCCCTCGTCGCCCGCGCGGCGGCCATGGTTCGTGACGGCCGAATCTCGCGCCAGCCCCTCCTGAACCTGATCGAGGCCAACCGGCTGGACCAGACGGTCCACCGCTACGAGACCGCCGAGGAGCTCTACGGGTACTGCGCCCTGTCGGCGAACCCGGTCGGCCGGCTCGTGCTCCAGCTGTTCGGAGTCCTGACGCCCGAGCGCGTGGCCTGGTCCGACTCGATCTGCACAGGGCTGCAGCTCGTAGAGCACTGGCAGGACGTGGCGGAGGACGCCGCCGGCGGGCGGGTGTACCTGCCGGCCGAGGACATGTCCCGCTTCGGCGTCGCCGATGCCGAGCTCGCAGCGTGCGGCCCCGCACGTGCCGACCTGCGCTCTCTCATGGCGTTCGAGGCACGGCGCGCACGCGGCCTGCTCGAAGAGGGCGCTCCCCTGGTCGCCTCTCTTCGGGGAAGGCTCAGGTTCGCCGTGGCGGGATTCGTAGCCGGCGGGCACGCTGCTCTGGACGCGCTCGCTCGGCAGGGTTTCGATCCCCTCGCCGGCGCCCCGCGCCCGTCCCGCCCAGCGGTGCTTCGCCACCTGGGGAACGCGCTGATGCGGCGCCGGGAGCACTCGTGAACGTCCCAGAGGCCTACGCCCGCTGCGAGGCGATCACCGCGGAGCAGGCGCGCAACTTCTCCTACGGCATCCGGCTCCTCCCTCGGGAGAAGCGCCAGGCGATGTCGGCGCTCTACGCGATGGCGCGCCGCATCGACGACGTCGGCGACGGGAACGCGCCCCCCGACCAGAAGCTCAGCGACCTCGCCGCCATCCGCAAGGATCTCGCCCAGATCTCGTCGCGCGACAAGACCGCATCTGCCGACGACCCCGTCCTGGTCGCACTTGCTGACGCGGCGCAGCGCTTCTCCTTGCCGATGAGCGCTCTCGACGAGCTCGTCGATGGCTGCGAGATGGACGTCAACGGCACCACCTACCGCACCTTCGACGACCTCGTGGTTTACTGCCGGCGCGTCGCGGGCACGGTGGGCAGGCTCAGCCTCGGGGTGTACGGCAGCAGCGACACCGAGCGCGCCGTTGCGCTGGCGGACGCATTGGGCGTCGCGCTCCAGATCACCAACATCCTGCGCGACGTGGTCGAGGATCTCGCAGATATGGGCCGCGTGTACCTGCCCGAGCAGGACAGGGAGCGCTTCGGCATCGGGCCGGGACTGGAAGGCCCACGCGACAGGCTCCTCGCTCTGATCCTCTTCGAGGCCGCTCGGGCCGAGCAATGGTACGAAGAGGGCCTTCAGCTACTGCCCCTTCTGGATCGCCGGTCGCGGGCGTGCACTGCAGCGATGGCGGGCATATACCGGCGGCTGCTCACCACGATCCAGCACGACCCCGAAGCGGTGCTGCGCGGCAGGATCTCGCTCGGCGGCGGCCAGAAGGCGCTCATTGCAGCCAGAGCCTTGACGAGGGGCGCCGCGTGAACCGCCCTCGCGTCGTCGTGGCGGGCGGTGGACTCGCCGGCATCACCGCGGCGCTCGAGTGCGCCGACGCCGGCGCGCATGTAACCCTCGTCGAGAAGCGAACCGGGCTGGGCGGCTTGACCCGGTCCTTCCGCCACGGAGACCTGTGGCTCGACAACGGCCAGCACGTGTTCCTGCGTTGCTGCACCGAATACCTGTCGTTGCTGTACCGGATAGGCGCGGCCGATGAAGTCGAGTTGCAGGACCGGCTGGACATACCAGTCGTCTCACCCGCGCGCAACGCCGGCGGGCAACCGGTGATCGGCAACCTGCGCAGATCGGGTTGGCCGGTGCCGCTGCATCTGGCCGGGTCGTTGGTGCGCTACCCGCATCTGGGCATCGCCGACCGGCTGAAGCTCGGCCGCGCGGTACTGGGCCTGTCACGGCTGAGGCTCGACGACCCGGCTCTCGACCTCCACACGTTCGCGTCGTGGTTGAGGGCGCACCACCAGAGCGACGCGGCGATCACAGCGCTCTGGGATCTCATCACCGTTCCTACCGTCAACCTCCCCGCGGCGCAGGCGTCGCTGACGATGGCAGCCAAGGTCTTCAAGACCGGGTTGCTGAGCGAATCCAGCGCCGCCGACATCGGATGGAGCCGGGTGCCTCTCGGGCGACTCCACGGCGAGCGCGCTGCAGCGGCGCTCGAGGGCGCCGGCGTCGAAGTTCGCACCGGCGAGAGGGTGCGCCAGATCCGGACGCGGGTCCGTGGCGGGTTCGAGGTCCTCGGTGACGGCTGGTCGGCAGACGCAGACGGGGTGGTCGTCGCGGTGCCCCACGACGAGGTGGGCGCCCTTCTCCCGCAGGGATCCGTCCGCGCCCAAGAGAGGCTCGGCGATCTCGGCACATCGGCGGTGGTCGACGTTCACCTGGTACTCGACCGGCGCGTAACCGAGTGGCCGGTCATGTCCGCTGTCGGATCGACGGTGCAGTGGGTGTTCGACCGGACATCGTCGTCGGGCCTCACCAGCGGGCAACTGCTCGCTGTCTCGCTTTCCGCGGCGGACGCCCTCCTCCCCCGGCGACCCGAGGACATCGCGTCGGAAGTTCAAGCGGAGCTCGCGCGACTGCTGCCGTCTTTTTCCCGGGCACGGGTTGTCGACTCGGTCGTCACGAAAGAGCGCCACGCGACGTTCAAGGCGGTGCCCGGCACGGCCGCTCTCCGGCCTCCCGCGGCAACCAGCCTGCCAGGCCTCGCCGTGGCAGGGGCGTGGACCGACACGGGATGGCCGGCGACCATGGAGGGGGCGGTGCGAAGCGGCACCGCGGCAGCGCGCGCGTGTCTCGCCGGCGCAGGGCGTGCCCTCAGAGATCGATCACTTGCAGGAGCTGGGCACGAAGAGGAGGTTGCGTGACCACCCCCACCATTGGTGTTCCCGAGGTGCTGGAACGAACCCGAGAGGCGATCACCCCCGCGATGGTCACCGCCATCGACAGGCTGGCGCCGGAGATCCGCCAGTTCGCCGCCTACCACATGGGATGGATCGACGCGGACGGCAAGGCCGTCGCGTCGCCCGGAGGCAAGGGAATCCGGCCGACCCTCGCGATGCTCGGCGCCGCCGCCGCATGGGCAGACCCGTCAGTAGGAGTGCCCGGTGGCGTGGCCGTCGAGTTGGTGCACAACTTCTCGCTGATCCATGACGACATCATCGACGCCGACGTCGAGCGGCACCACCGCCCGACGGTGTGGTCCGTCTTCGGGGTCGGCCCCGCGATCGTCGCCGGCGACGCGCTGCAGATCCTCGCCCACCAGGTCCTCATGGAGAGCTCTCCCGATCACGGGCCACGCGCGTCCAGTGCTCTCGCAGACGCGACGGCCGCGATGATCGCGGGCCAGGCCGACGACATCGCTTTCGAGAAGCGCCGCGACGTGACCGTCGAGCAGTGCACGGCGATGTCCGCGGCCAAGACAGGCGCTCTCCTCGGTTGCGCCGCGTCCATCGGTGCGATCCTCGCAGGTGCCCCGCAGGCGACGATCGGGGCGCTGCGCGATTACGGGAAGCACCTCGGCCTGGCGTTCCAGGCCGTCGACGACCTGCTCGGCATCTGGGGGGACCCGAGCCGTACCGGCAAACCTGCCGGTAGCGACCTGAGGCAGAGGAAGAAGTCGATGCCCGTCGTCTCCGCGCTCGCCGCCGGCGGAGCCGAAGCGGACGAGTTGCGCATGCTCATCGTCGGTCCCGCGGACTCCGAGAACCCGCTGCTGCCACTGACCGCGGACGAGATCGACCGCGCACGCTTCCTCGTCGAGAGCTGCGGCGGCCGTGAGTGGACGACCGTGCGTGCCAAGGCGAACCTCGACGCAGCGCTCGGCGCGCTCGAACGGGTGCGGCTTTCTGCTCGGCCGCGTCGCGACCTTGCCGACATCGCTGTGTTCGTGGTGGAGCGCGAGGCGTGACAGAAGCGCGGACGGTAACCGAGGCCGCCTCATCGCTTCGAAGAGCGTGCGACCACCTCCTGTCGTTGCAGAGCACCGACGGGTGGTGGAAGGCGGAGCTCGAGACAAACGTGACGATGGACGCCGAGGACCTTCTGCTACGGCACTACCTCGGCATCTCGGACCACGCGATCACCGAGCCGGCCGCGCGGTGGATCCGTCACAACCAGCGGCCCGACGGCACCTGGGGAACCTTCCACGGCGCACCCGGGGACCTGTCGGCGACGATCGAGGCGTACGTCGCCCTGCGGCTCGCTGGCGACGATCCGTCGGAACCGCCCATGGCCGCGGCCGCCGAATGGATCAGGTCCAACGGCGGTGTGGAACGAAGCAGGGTGTTCACGCGCATCTGGCTGGCGCTGATGGGTGCCTGGGATTGGGAGGACCTCCCCGTCCTGCCTCCCGAAGTCATGTTCCTGCCTTCGTGGGCGCCGCTCAACGTCTACGACTTCGCCTGCTGGGCACGACAGACCATCGTTGCCTTGACGATCGTCATGGCGCACCGCCCGTCGCGCCCGCTCGGCTTCCCGATCGATGAGCTGTTCAGCGGCGGGCCGCGCCGTCTCGAGTCGAGCGGCCTCAGGGACCTCGCGAGCACGGGGGGACGCTTCCTCGCCCTGGACCGTCTGCTGCACCGCTACGAGAGGCTGCCCCGCTGGTTCCTCCCGCGTACCTTGCTGCGCAAGGCTGCCCTCACCAAGGCCGAGCAGTGGGTCGTCCGCCGCCAGGAGGCGGACGGCCTGTGGGGAGGGATCCAGCCACCCGTCGTCTACTCGGTCATCGCCCTGCAGCTCCAGGGCTACAGCCTCGACCACCCCATCATCAAGGCGGCTCTCGACGGCCTGGAAGGCTTCGTGGTCCACGACGACAAAGGCCGGCGTGTCGAAGCGTGCCAGTCACCTGTGTGGGACACGGCCCTCGCGGTGGTAGCGCTGTCCGACGCGGGTGTGGACCCCGGTGAACCCGCGATCAAGTCGGCAGTCGAGTGGCTCGTCCGCGAAGAGGTGCCCATCCGCGGCGACTGGGCGGTCAGGCGCCCCTCGCTCGGCGCCGGCGGTTGGGCGTTCGAGTTCGCCAACGACAACTACCCCGACATCGACGACACCGCCGAGGTGATAATCGCCCTGCGCAAGGCGGGGGTCGCCGCTGGGCGCGACTGCGAAGCGGCGTGCGAGCGCGGCGTCGCTTGGACTCTCGGCATGCAGAGCCGGGACGGGGGTTGGGGCGCCTTCGACGCCGACAACGACAGCCCCCTCGTCGCCGCACTCCCCTTCTGCGACTTCGGCGAGGTCACCGACCCGCCGTCTGCCGACGTGACCGCGCACGTCCTCGAGATGCTCGCGACCGAACCGGGAGTTCCGCCGGCGGTCCTCCAGTCCGCCACCCAGTGGCTCTGGAACGCCCAGGAGCCCGACGGGTCATGGTTCGGCCGCTGGGGCGTCAACTACGTGTACGGGACCGGAGCCGCCGTTCCCGCGCTGGTAGCAGCCGGCGCACGGCCGGAAGACCCGCGCATCCGGCGAGCGGTCGCGTGGCTCGAAGCCCACCAAAACGGCGACGGCGGCTGGGGAGAAGACCTCCGCTCCTATGTCGACCAGTCGTGGCGGGGCCGCGGCGAGTCCACCGCTTCCCAGACCGCCTGGGCGCTCCTCGCCCTGCTCGCAGCAGGCGAGCACGACTCAGACGCGACCCGGCGCGGCGTCGACTGGCTCGTCCGCAACCAGACCGAAGCCGGGACATGGGACGAGCCGTGGTTCACGGGGACCGGCTTCCCTTGGGACTTCTCGATCAACTACCACCTGTACCGGCTGGTCTGGCCGGTCATGGCCCTGGGCAGGTACGTGCGCGGAGCCGGCACGCCATGAGCGCCGTCCCCGAGACCGCAGGCCCTGCCGGCGCCGGGCTGCTCGTGCTCTGCCCGCTCCGACTCGAGGCCCGCGCCGTGTCGTCCGCCTCCGTCGGGGCAACCGTCGTCAGGACGGGCGCGGGGATGTCCAAGGCGGCAGCTGCGGCGGACCGGGCGCTTGCCGGCCGGGCTCCTGGCCCGGTGGCCGTCGCCGGCGTCGCCGGAGCACTGGTCGACGGGTTGGAACCCGGCACCCTGGTCGTCGCCGACCGGGTCGTCGACGCGGCGGACGGCGCGCTCGTCGCCGAGCTCCCGTCGGCCGCATTGATCGCCGCCGCCCTCCGCCGGCGCGGTCTGCCTGTCGTTGTGGGGACAGTGGCCTCGTCCGAACGCCTGGTGCGCGGCTCCAAGGCCCGCGCCGGGCTGGCCGCTCTCGGGGCCGTGGCGGTCGACATGGAGACCGCTGCGGTGCTGCGCCGCCGGTGGGACCGGCCGGTAGCGGTGATCCGGGCGATCGCCGACACGCCCGGCCGGGAGCTCGGGTCCCCGTCGACGATCTCGTGCGGGCGGCGGGCGCTCGGCGCGCTCAAGGCCGCGGCACCCGTACTCGAGGAGTGGGCGGCCGTGACGGGGGCGAGGACGGTTGTGCTGGCGGGGCCCAGGTCGTTTTGCGCCGGCGTGGAGCGCGCCATCGAGACGGTGAGCAGGGCGCTCGAGCGGTTCGGGGCGCCGGTGTACGTTCGCCGACAGATAGTGCACAACCGCCATGTGGTGGAGGAGCTCGAGGAGCGCGGGGCGGTGTTCGTGCACGAGCTCGACGAGGTTCCCGACGGCGCGACGGTCGTGTACTCCGCGCACGGGGTGTCCCCCGCCGTGCGCTCCGCCGCCGCCGAACGCCAGCTCGAGGTCATAGACGCGACCTGCCCGCTCGTGGCCAAGGTCCACCACGAGGTCCACCGGTTCGCCAACCGCGGCTACCAGGTCGTGCTCATCGGCCACGCCGGGCACGACGAGACGGAGGGCACTCTCGGTGAGCATCCCGACGTGACACTGATCGAGAACGAAGCCGACGTCGAGACGATCGACGTGCGCGACCCCGAGCGAATCGCTTACATAACCCAGACGACGCTCTCGCCCGGCGACGTCACGACGGTCGTCAGCGCACTCTCGAAGCGTTTCCCTTCGATCGTCGGCCCCAGCGCCGGCGACATCTGCTACGCCACGCAGAACCGCCAGGAGGGCGTGCAGGCGATCGCGGCGGACTGCGACCTGATGATCGTGGTCGGCTCGGCCAATTCGTCCAACACAGCCCGCCTCGTGGAAGTCGCGGAGCGGGCCGGTTGCCGAGCGGTGATGGTCGACGACGAGAGCGGTGTGGACCTCGTTTCGCTGCGCGGCGTGCGCACCGTCGGGGTGAGCGCCGGCGCTTCTGCTCCCCCGATCCTCGTGGACCGGCTAGTAAGGGCCTTGAGCGGTCTGGGGCCGCTGGAAGTCGAGGAGCGAGCGGTTCGCAAAGAGAACGTGAATTTCCCCCTACCCTTGGAGGTCCGCTAAGTGGGAATACCACTTCGTCAGAGCATCAAGATCGGCACCTACCTCGCCCGCCAGAAGCTCGCCGGGCGTGACAAGTTCCCCCTCATCGTGGAGCTGGAGCCGCTGTTCGCCTGCAACCTGGAGTGCAACGGATGCGGGAAGATCCAGTACCCGACGGAGGTGCTCCGCAAGCGGCTGACTGTCGAGCAGGCGGTCGCTGCGATCGAGGAGTGCCGGGCCCCGATGGTGTCGATCGCCGGCGGTGAACCGCTCCTGCACCCAGACATCCACACCATGACCCAGGAGCTGCTCGATCGCGGCCGCTTCGTCTACCTCTGCACGAACGCGCTCCTGCTCGAGCGCAAGCTCGACAGGTTCAAGCCGCATCCCCGTTTCTCGTGGGTGGTTCACGTGGACGGTCTGCGGGAACGCCACGACGACTCGGTCAGCCGCGAGGGAACCTTCGACAAGGCAGTAGCCGCAATTCGCAAGGCGAAGGAACTCGGCTTCAAGGTGAACACCAACACCACCTTCTTCAACACCGACTCCCCGAAGACCGTCCGCGAGATCCTCGACTTCCTCAACGACGAGCTCCAGGTCGACCAGATGATGATCTCACCGGGTTACGCCTACGAGAAGGCGCCCGACCAGGTCCACTTTCTCAGCCCGAGAAGCTCCACGGCCCTGTTCGCCGACGCGTTCGCCGACGGCAGGCGCAAGCACTGGCGCCTCAACCACAGCCCTCTGTTCCTCGACTTCCTCGAAGGCAAGGCCGAGTTCGATTGCACGCCGTGGGGAA from Acidimicrobiales bacterium includes these protein-coding regions:
- the hpnC gene encoding squalene synthase HpnC, whose protein sequence is MTTRSLSYTPSAHAPTGGTPTGDLTAGAGAPPDLPVTGEVMRRASGENFKVASRLLPRRVRSELLGLYGYARLVDEIGDSYDGDRIAALDSVESSLLREIESPDPAAHPLVARAAAMVRDGRISRQPLLNLIEANRLDQTVHRYETAEELYGYCALSANPVGRLVLQLFGVLTPERVAWSDSICTGLQLVEHWQDVAEDAAGGRVYLPAEDMSRFGVADAELAACGPARADLRSLMAFEARRARGLLEEGAPLVASLRGRLRFAVAGFVAGGHAALDALARQGFDPLAGAPRPSRPAVLRHLGNALMRRREHS
- the hpnD gene encoding presqualene diphosphate synthase HpnD, whose protein sequence is MNVPEAYARCEAITAEQARNFSYGIRLLPREKRQAMSALYAMARRIDDVGDGNAPPDQKLSDLAAIRKDLAQISSRDKTASADDPVLVALADAAQRFSLPMSALDELVDGCEMDVNGTTYRTFDDLVVYCRRVAGTVGRLSLGVYGSSDTERAVALADALGVALQITNILRDVVEDLADMGRVYLPEQDRERFGIGPGLEGPRDRLLALILFEAARAEQWYEEGLQLLPLLDRRSRACTAAMAGIYRRLLTTIQHDPEAVLRGRISLGGGQKALIAARALTRGAA
- the hpnE gene encoding hydroxysqualene dehydroxylase HpnE — translated: MNRPRVVVAGGGLAGITAALECADAGAHVTLVEKRTGLGGLTRSFRHGDLWLDNGQHVFLRCCTEYLSLLYRIGAADEVELQDRLDIPVVSPARNAGGQPVIGNLRRSGWPVPLHLAGSLVRYPHLGIADRLKLGRAVLGLSRLRLDDPALDLHTFASWLRAHHQSDAAITALWDLITVPTVNLPAAQASLTMAAKVFKTGLLSESSAADIGWSRVPLGRLHGERAAAALEGAGVEVRTGERVRQIRTRVRGGFEVLGDGWSADADGVVVAVPHDEVGALLPQGSVRAQERLGDLGTSAVVDVHLVLDRRVTEWPVMSAVGSTVQWVFDRTSSSGLTSGQLLAVSLSAADALLPRRPEDIASEVQAELARLLPSFSRARVVDSVVTKERHATFKAVPGTAALRPPAATSLPGLAVAGAWTDTGWPATMEGAVRSGTAAARACLAGAGRALRDRSLAGAGHEEEVA
- a CDS encoding polyprenyl synthetase family protein, which codes for MTTPTIGVPEVLERTREAITPAMVTAIDRLAPEIRQFAAYHMGWIDADGKAVASPGGKGIRPTLAMLGAAAAWADPSVGVPGGVAVELVHNFSLIHDDIIDADVERHHRPTVWSVFGVGPAIVAGDALQILAHQVLMESSPDHGPRASSALADATAAMIAGQADDIAFEKRRDVTVEQCTAMSAAKTGALLGCAASIGAILAGAPQATIGALRDYGKHLGLAFQAVDDLLGIWGDPSRTGKPAGSDLRQRKKSMPVVSALAAGGAEADELRMLIVGPADSENPLLPLTADEIDRARFLVESCGGREWTTVRAKANLDAALGALERVRLSARPRRDLADIAVFVVEREA
- the shc gene encoding squalene--hopene cyclase, which codes for MTEARTVTEAASSLRRACDHLLSLQSTDGWWKAELETNVTMDAEDLLLRHYLGISDHAITEPAARWIRHNQRPDGTWGTFHGAPGDLSATIEAYVALRLAGDDPSEPPMAAAAEWIRSNGGVERSRVFTRIWLALMGAWDWEDLPVLPPEVMFLPSWAPLNVYDFACWARQTIVALTIVMAHRPSRPLGFPIDELFSGGPRRLESSGLRDLASTGGRFLALDRLLHRYERLPRWFLPRTLLRKAALTKAEQWVVRRQEADGLWGGIQPPVVYSVIALQLQGYSLDHPIIKAALDGLEGFVVHDDKGRRVEACQSPVWDTALAVVALSDAGVDPGEPAIKSAVEWLVREEVPIRGDWAVRRPSLGAGGWAFEFANDNYPDIDDTAEVIIALRKAGVAAGRDCEAACERGVAWTLGMQSRDGGWGAFDADNDSPLVAALPFCDFGEVTDPPSADVTAHVLEMLATEPGVPPAVLQSATQWLWNAQEPDGSWFGRWGVNYVYGTGAAVPALVAAGARPEDPRIRRAVAWLEAHQNGDGGWGEDLRSYVDQSWRGRGESTASQTAWALLALLAAGEHDSDATRRGVDWLVRNQTEAGTWDEPWFTGTGFPWDFSINYHLYRLVWPVMALGRYVRGAGTP
- the ispH gene encoding 4-hydroxy-3-methylbut-2-enyl diphosphate reductase — its product is MSAVPETAGPAGAGLLVLCPLRLEARAVSSASVGATVVRTGAGMSKAAAAADRALAGRAPGPVAVAGVAGALVDGLEPGTLVVADRVVDAADGALVAELPSAALIAAALRRRGLPVVVGTVASSERLVRGSKARAGLAALGAVAVDMETAAVLRRRWDRPVAVIRAIADTPGRELGSPSTISCGRRALGALKAAAPVLEEWAAVTGARTVVLAGPRSFCAGVERAIETVSRALERFGAPVYVRRQIVHNRHVVEELEERGAVFVHELDEVPDGATVVYSAHGVSPAVRSAAAERQLEVIDATCPLVAKVHHEVHRFANRGYQVVLIGHAGHDETEGTLGEHPDVTLIENEADVETIDVRDPERIAYITQTTLSPGDVTTVVSALSKRFPSIVGPSAGDICYATQNRQEGVQAIAADCDLMIVVGSANSSNTARLVEVAERAGCRAVMVDDESGVDLVSLRGVRTVGVSAGASAPPILVDRLVRALSGLGPLEVEERAVRKENVNFPLPLEVR
- the hpnH gene encoding adenosyl-hopene transferase HpnH, coding for MGIPLRQSIKIGTYLARQKLAGRDKFPLIVELEPLFACNLECNGCGKIQYPTEVLRKRLTVEQAVAAIEECRAPMVSIAGGEPLLHPDIHTMTQELLDRGRFVYLCTNALLLERKLDRFKPHPRFSWVVHVDGLRERHDDSVSREGTFDKAVAAIRKAKELGFKVNTNTTFFNTDSPKTVREILDFLNDELQVDQMMISPGYAYEKAPDQVHFLSPRSSTALFADAFADGRRKHWRLNHSPLFLDFLEGKAEFDCTPWGIPSYSVFGWQRPCYLMADGYAETYQELIETTDWDRYGRGKDPRCANCMAHCGYEPSAVLATTRSLRQSLRAAIGS